A region of the Pseudoprevotella muciniphila genome:
CTATGCGGTCTGCCATTTTCATAATGCGTTTTTCCTGCAGTGCTTCGCTGACATTGATGAGTTCGATGGTGCGTCCCTCTTCGCAGGCACGATTAAACTCTCCAACGGTGGTCATATTGAGAATGTCCTGCCAGCGGTGTTGTTCGCGGAAAATGCCCAACAAGCGTTCCTGTGCCACCATCGGGCGCAGTCTGTCTGGATCTTTTGAGTCGGGGATGCGCAATAACAGTCCTTCGCTGTGAGGTACAAGGTCGAAGAGATAGACCTGTCCTGTTGAGATGAGCAGTGAGCCGTAGAAATAGTCTGGCAGTCCGTCGAGGGTGTAGTAGGTGGTGTAGAGTGCCCCGCCTGTCTCGATGAGCACCGCCTTGTCCTCCTGTCCATGTTCACGGAAGAGTTGTATCGCCTGGTCAGAAGGCACTGTGTTGCGGTGGAAGGGAATGTTTTCGTCCACTATTTCCTGCATCCGGTTGCGCAGAGCGTTGACGATGTCTTCCGTTACGCCTCCCTCGAGGTCGAGCCGGCAATAGTAGCCGTTGAGTACGCTGCAGTCTATGCGTAAGCGTGCCTGAGGATAGAGGTCGTGCACTGCCTTGTAGAGTATGAAGAAGAGCGACCGGCTGTATGTGCGCCTGCCTGAGGGATTTGTCACGTCGATGAATTCCACGTCTTTGTCGCTGAAGATGGTATAGTGGAGTCCTTCCACCTTGTTGTTCACCTTGGCGCTTGTTGCGCCATGCGGTAAGTCGAGTTCGAGCATTTCATACACTTGCTCGAGGTTGAAACCTAAGGGCACTTTGTGTGTCTTACCAGTGTTTTTGCAACGTACGTTGATGGTTTGTAAAGGCATGTTGAATAATTTATAAAATGAGTTAAGCCTATTTCCTTAATTAGTTAATACCACTTTGTTTTTTCTTTGCCCATCTGTATTTCGAGGGTGCCACCACGAGCGATGTCGGCATAATCTACCCAGTATTTTTTCAGACGTTTGCCATTGAGTTTCACACTCTGTATGTAGTGGTTTTCAGGGCTATTATCTTTGGCTATGATGGTAAATGTGCCACCTTTCACACGCAGGTCAGCGCGGTTGAAGAGTGGAGATCCCAGCACATAGCGCCCGCCAGCGGGTTCCACTTGATAGAAACCAAGCGAGGAGAGGATGTACCATGCCGACATTTGCCCTACATCTTCGTTTCCGCTAAGTCCGTCGGGTTGGTCATGGTAGAGTGTGGTGTTGATTTGTCGCACGAGGTCGGCTGTTTTCCAGGGTTCACCGAGCATGGTGTAGAAATACACGATGTGGTGGCTTGGTTCGTTGCCGTGTGCATATTGTCCGATGAGTCCGCTGATGTCTGGCGATGCGTTCTTTCCGAGGTCGCCTGTTACGACGAACAGCGAGTCGAGTTTTGCGATGAGTGCTTTCTTGTTTCCGAAGAGGCTGACCAGCCCGTCGATGTCGTGCGGCACGAGCCATGTGTATTGCCAGGCATTGCCTTCTGTGAAGTCGTCCTGCTCATGCGATGAGACAAAGGGGTCGAACGTTGTCCGGAATGTGCCGTCGGCATGGCGTCCGCGCATGAATTTTTTCTTTTTGTCGAATACGTTTGTATATGACTTTGAGCGTTTGAGGAAGTAGTTGTAGTCATCTGTCTTGCCGAGTTTCTTTGCAGCCTGTGCCACAGCCCAGTCGGCGAGGGCATACTCCAATGTGCGCGACACGTTTTCGTTGCCGTCCTCGACAGCGATATATCCGCGTTCGCGGTATTCCTTCAGTCCCCGCTCGTCGAGCATGGCGCTTGTCTTCATGGCTTCGAAGGCGAGTTGCTGATCCAGACCTTCTATGTCTTTCATTACGGCATCTCCCACCACTGCTACACCCGGGTTACCCACCATGCAGTCCGTTTCGTTAGCCATCAGGTGCCACACGGGCAACTTGCCCTGCTCCCTGTATATATGTAGCATCGTATTGATGAAGTCGGGCATTCGGTCGCTGTGTATGAGTGTCATCAGGGGGTGTTGTGCGCGGTAGGTGTCCCACAGGCTGTAAGTGGTATAGTTGGTAAAAGCCTCTCCCTCGTCGGTGTTTTGGCGCACCATGTCGTCGCTGCCTCGATAGTCGCCGTTTACGTCGCAGAACACGTTTGGCGCAATCATTTCGTGGTACATTGCCGTATAGAAGATGCGGCGTTGCTGTGCATCGTCGGTAGTGATGACTACGCGGCTGAGTTCATCGTTCCATGCCTTGTCGGCAGCCTTTGCCGTGGCATCGAAGTCCCATCCGGGCAGTTCTGCCGCCATATTAGCCTTTGCTCCTGCCACAGACGTGGGTGAGAGGCTGACTTTTGCGAGCACTTTCTCGCCGTCGCCGGTCTGGAAGTTGATGCGTGCATAGTGTCCATCGGCAGTGGTCTCTACACCATCGATGCGTTTGTTGAATTTAACGTGGAAGAATATTTTTTGATTCTTTGCCCAACCGGTGGAGTAGCGGTAGCCGGAGATACCGCCCTCGTCTTGTTCCATGTGTACTTCCGTGGCTTTATCCCAACAACCACCGTTCATCAGGTCGATAACGATGGCGGCATCTGTGCTCTGCGGAAACGTGTAGCGATGCATGCCGACACGCTGTGTAGCGGTGAGTTCGGCTGTGATGCCATATCGGAGCAATTTACCTTTGTAGTAGCCCGGACGAACCACTTGTGTGCTACGTTCGATGTAACTCCAAAGTCCACTTTTCGGGTCTGTTTCTTCTCCGCGTGCATAGGCTGGTCTGCCCACAACGGGCATCATCGTTACATCGAAAAGATCACCTATGCCAGTGCCGCTGAGGTGGGTGTGGGAAAAACCTATGGCTGTGGAGTCGCTAACGTGGTATCCTGAGCACCAGTCCCATTGTTGCGGTAAGCTCGTTGGTCCGAGTTCTACTAACCCGAAGGGTACGTTTGCTCCTACGAATACATGGCCGTGTCCTCCCGAACCTATTGTCGGGTCAACGTATTGTGTCAGGTTTTGTGCCGTTGCCGTAGATGAAATCAGCAACAATGCCATCAGGATCTTTTTCATGTTTTTTTTGATTGTTAAGTTTGGAGCAAAGATAAGAAATTGTGTCGCAAAAAAGTGCGAAAATGAGAGGTTTTTTATAAAAAAGGTCTGTTTGCTCTTGCTAAAAAAGGCTTTTCATTTGTTAAAATTTTTGAATATTAAATAAAATGCTTATATTTGCCATGATTATGTGTTTGCACATAAGAAAAAGAAGAGCGTATAAAAAATAATTGAAAAGTTTCTTATATCAATTAAATTTTACATTATTAACTAACTAAAATCCTCAACAATGAAAAAGATTACAGTTCTTTTAG
Encoded here:
- a CDS encoding nucleoside kinase encodes the protein MPLQTINVRCKNTGKTHKVPLGFNLEQVYEMLELDLPHGATSAKVNNKVEGLHYTIFSDKDVEFIDVTNPSGRRTYSRSLFFILYKAVHDLYPQARLRIDCSVLNGYYCRLDLEGGVTEDIVNALRNRMQEIVDENIPFHRNTVPSDQAIQLFREHGQEDKAVLIETGGALYTTYYTLDGLPDYFYGSLLISTGQVYLFDLVPHSEGLLLRIPDSKDPDRLRPMVAQERLLGIFREQHRWQDILNMTTVGEFNRACEEGRTIELINVSEALQEKRIMKMADRIAADQRLRVILIAGPSSSGKTTFAKRLSVQLQTCGLHPIPISLDDYFVDRDKTPRDENGEYDFEHVEALNIPLFNEQMNALLNGQNVELPRYNFQTGKSERSGNFVQLEKNDLIILEGIHALNPLITKDIPKENKFKIYASALTSILLDYHNYIPTTDNRLLRRIVRDYKYRGYSALETIRRWPSVRAGEEKWIFPFEEQADEMINTALLFELAALRDKALQLLEQVPEHEPEYSEAYRLKKFLLYVQPISTKGLPPTSLLREFLGGSTFKY
- a CDS encoding GH92 family glycosyl hydrolase — its product is MKKILMALLLISSTATAQNLTQYVDPTIGSGGHGHVFVGANVPFGLVELGPTSLPQQWDWCSGYHVSDSTAIGFSHTHLSGTGIGDLFDVTMMPVVGRPAYARGEETDPKSGLWSYIERSTQVVRPGYYKGKLLRYGITAELTATQRVGMHRYTFPQSTDAAIVIDLMNGGCWDKATEVHMEQDEGGISGYRYSTGWAKNQKIFFHVKFNKRIDGVETTADGHYARINFQTGDGEKVLAKVSLSPTSVAGAKANMAAELPGWDFDATAKAADKAWNDELSRVVITTDDAQQRRIFYTAMYHEMIAPNVFCDVNGDYRGSDDMVRQNTDEGEAFTNYTTYSLWDTYRAQHPLMTLIHSDRMPDFINTMLHIYREQGKLPVWHLMANETDCMVGNPGVAVVGDAVMKDIEGLDQQLAFEAMKTSAMLDERGLKEYRERGYIAVEDGNENVSRTLEYALADWAVAQAAKKLGKTDDYNYFLKRSKSYTNVFDKKKKFMRGRHADGTFRTTFDPFVSSHEQDDFTEGNAWQYTWLVPHDIDGLVSLFGNKKALIAKLDSLFVVTGDLGKNASPDISGLIGQYAHGNEPSHHIVYFYTMLGEPWKTADLVRQINTTLYHDQPDGLSGNEDVGQMSAWYILSSLGFYQVEPAGGRYVLGSPLFNRADLRVKGGTFTIIAKDNSPENHYIQSVKLNGKRLKKYWVDYADIARGGTLEIQMGKEKTKWY